TGGGAACACAAACGAATCTGCTACTCCTGCGGTCTCAAAATTATTAAACAAATTAGCGAAGACGTTTCCTAAGCATCATTTTTTTACCATTGCATATCATACAACTATTGAAGCTCCAAAAATAAAAATGGAACCTAATACAGGTGTTTTTATCAGTACGATCAATTTTCCAAAGACAGTGCATATTGACCGCAAAAATCAATCTGTACAAGATTTTTCAAGATTGGTTAAGCAATGGAATAACAAGGTAAATAATATTTATATCTGGGAATATATTTCAAATTTTGACGATTATTTATCCCCCTTTCCAGTTTTAGCAAGATTCAAAAATCAACAAAAGTATTTCCATTCCTTAGTGGTATCCGGATTTTTCTTAAATGGTAGTGGATATGATTATTCTCCATTTGATGATATTAAAACCTTTGTGTTGAGTGCTTTAATGATAAACCCGTCTTTATCAGTCCAAAAATTGATAAAATCTTATTGTAATAAATTCTACCCTGTTACAGGATCTTTAATTAGTGAATATATCATTGGTCTCGAACAGCAGAATATTTCATCAAATAATAACATCAATGTGTATGCTTCCTTTAGGGAAGTTACTACAAGTTACTTAGATCAAGATAGATTTCTATTGTTTTATGAAAAACTAAACCAACTGAGGGATAAAGCAAAAGACCAAGAACTGAAAAGCATCGATAAACTATTGACAGCATTAAGCTATACTCGATTGCAGATGTTCTATCATAATGGTCATCTGAGTAATGGTTTCTTTAATCTCGTTAATGGCAATTTGGAGGTTTCCAACAAAGTTGAACCCATACTCAACAGATTAAAAGAATATCCAAGATTTGAACATTTTGAAAAATATAAAGAGGATGGAGGCTACCTCAATACTTATTTATCAGAATGGGACAGCTTAAAATCAAAACCTCTTATTTCCAATCTGATCCTAAAAACACAGGTAAGAGAAATAAGTTCGGGACAATTTTTAAAAGAAAGTGTCTTATTATCAGATAATATCCCGGGTTTCACATCAGAT
The Sphingobacterium daejeonense genome window above contains:
- a CDS encoding DUF4838 domain-containing protein, translating into MSSDYEIRNKRGSLSIIAKNKETLKWLGYNLISILGDYHFLENSDLPPSYLNFHTVHFDFHMKYREPHLLPNTDVKITEVLHTHSVDKDWGIWGHNLEKVFVDGVPLKARALTPNGRNKNQLCFSSEETYRAVETFIKNHYGEVEEKRFMIAPNDNKVVCTCASCKKNGNTNESATPAVSKLLNKLAKTFPKHHFFTIAYHTTIEAPKIKMEPNTGVFISTINFPKTVHIDRKNQSVQDFSRLVKQWNNKVNNIYIWEYISNFDDYLSPFPVLARFKNQQKYFHSLVVSGFFLNGSGYDYSPFDDIKTFVLSALMINPSLSVQKLIKSYCNKFYPVTGSLISEYIIGLEQQNISSNNNINVYASFREVTTSYLDQDRFLLFYEKLNQLRDKAKDQELKSIDKLLTALSYTRLQMFYHNGHLSNGFFNLVNGNLEVSNKVEPILNRLKEYPRFEHFEKYKEDGGYLNTYLSEWDSLKSKPLISNLILKTQVREISSGQFLKESVLLSDNIPGFTSDFHQGWLILGENLNIECILKMYSKSSSTIEMKFLINERFRMLHPQKIEIILNGKVMETFSEKDLTQSGNTMLLKKKLKVNNKQKLEVRIYKNSTSTRALIACDEILLY